The genomic segment AGTATTGCGGCGCGCGAACTCCAGCGCCTGCGCCTCGCGCCCCATGTGATGGACGAGCGCGCCACAGCAGCCTTCCTCCGCGACCCGCACCACTTCGATATCGACACGCGCCAACAAACGACGTGCGGCGGCATTGATAGCCGGCTGCAACACGGGCTGGGCGCAACCCTCGAGGATCGCAACGCGGCGATGGTCGGCCCGCGAGACAGCCGCAGGCTCCGGCATCACGGCCGGTGAGCGCGATGGCGCCAGCGCCACCATGGCGGCAAGACGTTTACCGACCAGCGGCACATGCGCCAGCACGGGGCGCAGCGGCTTGGCAAACAAGGCGGCGCCAAGCGCCAGCCGGAAGCGATTGCGATAGGGCAGGATATTGGCGAGGACGGCGCGCAACAGGCGATCGGTGAAATCACGCTTATAGGTCTGCTCGATATGCGCCCGCGCATGATCGACCAGATGCATGTAGTGCACGCCAGAGGGGCATGTGGTCATGCAGGACAGGCACGACAGGCAGCGGTCGATATGCTTGACCACCTCTTTCGTTGCCGGCTTGCCGCCTTCCAACATGTCCTTGATGAGATAGATACGGCCACGCGGACTGTCGAGTTCGTCGCCCAGCAGCAGATAGGTCGGACAGGTCGCGGTGCAGAAGCCGCAATGAACGCAGCTGCGCAGAATCTTTTCCGAAGCCGCCATATGCGGATCGGCCAGTTGCGCGGGTGAGAAATTCGTCTGCACGATTCAGAATCCTAGTCAGAGTCCAGCGTACATGCGGCCGGGATTAAGGACGCCATCAGGATCGAAGCTAGCCTTGATGCCGGCGGTAAGCTTCATCAAGGCAGCATCCTGCGGCTGGAAAACGTCGAGCGTGGCGCGCAGCGCGTCGGAAGCGCGCATCAAAGTCGCATGGCCATCGCGGCCCACGGCCTCGCGAACAGCGGTGTGGTTGCCCCCCTCGGCACAGGCAATCCAGATCAGCCCCCCGCCCCAGTCGAGCAAATGACGGAACGACAATCCTGACCTCAGTAATCGGGCGAGTACCAGCGGGCTCTGCGTCGGTGCGACGGAAACGCGCCAAAGAAGATCGCTATTGGGCTGCGCCAGATATTCGACGTCGCGAATAGCGCGCCACAGCATACGCGATTCATCGTCCTCGATTTCGCTCGCTCGCCCGAAATGGCTGAGAGCCTTGGCGAGTTCGCGGGCGCGATAGGTGATCGACTCGGCGAAATGCTCCAGCCGCAACACCGTGCGCGCCTGATCCGCGCCCATGCCTGCAGGCAGATGCGCGGCGGCGCTGACGGCGAAAGGCGAGCCGAGCGCAGCCGACATCGCTTCGACCGCACGCTTGTCGTCGAGGCCTTCGAAGATCAGGGTCAGCGTGCGCTCAGGTTTTGGTAGAGCCTTGAAAGTGACTTCGGTGAGAAAGCCCAAGGTGCCGTGGGCACCACAATTGAGCTTCACCAGATCAAGGCCGGTGACATTCTTCATCACCCGGCCGCCGGACTTGACGATTTCGCCACGCCCATTGACAAGGCGCACGCCGAGCAGAAGATCGCGCGCCGCGCCGGCCTGAATGCGGCGTGGCCCCGACGCGCCCGTGGCGACAATGCCACCGATGGTCGGCGCGCCCGTGCTGCCGTAAATGGCGCGATGATCCATCGGCTCGAAGGGCAACATCTGCCCCTTCTCGTCGAGCGCCGCCTCGATCTCAGCCAGCGGCGTGCCGGCGCGTGCCGAAATTACCAGTTCCGTCGGCTCATAACGGGTGATGCCCGTGAGGCCGCCTGAAGACAACGTCTCGTCGGTCTGCGTCGGACGGCCGAAGGGCGCGCGCGTCCCGCCGCCCGCGATGGCGAGTGTCTGCCGGGACGCCTTGGACGCGCGGATGGCCTCGGCTGCCTCCGCCTCGCTTGTCGGAACGATGGTCACGCCGCGATCCGTCCATCCAATGGGAAGACTTTCGCCGGGTTCAACAGCCACTGCGCGTCGAACACGGCGCGCACGCGCATCTGCTGCACCAGATCGGTTTCAGTGAACTGATGGCGCATCAGATCACGTTTTTCGATGCCGACACCATGTTCGCCGGTGAGGCAACCGCCCGCATCGACGCAAAGCTTGAGGATGTCGTTGCCGGCGGCCTCCGCCTTGGCCTGCTCTGTGGGATCGTTGACGTTATAGAGAATGAGCGGGTGCATATTGCCATCGCCGGCATGAAACACATTGGCGACACGCAAGCCATAGCTGGCGACGATCTCGCCGGTGCGCTTCAACACATAAGGCAATTGGCTCGTCGGCACGGTGCCGTCCATACAGATATAATCGGCGACGCGGCCGGTGGCGCCGAAGGCCGACTTCCGGCCCTTCCAGATCAGCGCCGTCGCCGTCGCCGACCGCGACTCCTTGATCACTTTGACGCCGTAGCGCCGGGCGATCTCGCAGATACGCGCCAGCTGCGCCTCCATCTCGTCCTCGGAGCCTTCGACCTCGACAATCAGCATGGCTTCGACATCGAGCGGATAGCCGGCCTTGGCGAAGGCCTCGCAGATCTCGATGGCGGGCTTATCCATGAACTCCATCGCCACCGGCACGATGCCGGCGCCGATGATCGCGGCGACGCATTCGCCCGCCGCTTCGCTTGATTCAAAACCAAACAATACCGGTCGCGCGCCTTCCGCTAGACGCAGGAGCCGCACCGTCGCCTCGGTGACGATGCCGAGCTGGCCTTCCGACCCGACGATCAGGCCCAAGAGATCGAGCCCGGCGGGATCAAGCGCCTGGCCACCGATCTCAACGACCGTTCCATCGATCAGCACCATTTTGACGCCGAGGATATTGTTGATGGTGACGCCATATTTCAGGCAATGGGCGCCACCGGAATTCATGCCGATATTGCCAGCGATGGTGCAGGCGAGCTGCGACGAGGGATCGGGCGCATAGAAGAATCCGTCCGGCATCACCGCATCGGAAATCGATAGATTGGTGACGCCTGCCTCGACCAGCGCGCTACGATTGGCATAGTCGACGGAGAGAATACGATTGAGCTTGGAGACGCCGATGACGACAGCGTCCTCCTGCGGAATGGCGCCGCCGGCCAGCGATGTTCCCGCGCCGCGCGGCACGACCTTGACGCCTTCGCGATGGCAGAACGCCATCACCGCCGCGACCTCCGTGGTGTTACGCGGCAAGGCCACGGCGAGCGGCAGCCGGCGATAGGCGGTCAGTGCGTCGGTCTCGAAGGCGCGGCGCTCGTCCTCGCTGGTGACAAGGCAGTCCGACGGCAAAAGCTTCGCGAGGCCGGCGACGATTTCGTCACGGCGGGCGAGGATCGCCGGGTCAGGCGTTGGGAAAGCGATGGAGCTCATGGTGTGCTCCGGAAAATGTAACGGATCATGCCGCCATTGTAGCGCTCTGCCAGCCGTGCCACAAAGGGCTATGTTGGATATCTTCGTTGCCCAGGTGCCCAAAAGACGCCCGGCGACCCAGACCGTTGCGGACCGCTAACGTGACCGAAAACTCGCAAATCCGTGCGGCTGCTCCGAAAGTCGGCCTGTTCGTAACCTGTCTTGTCGATGCCATGCGGCCAAGCATCGGCTTTGCCGCTGTCAAACTGCTGGAAGATGCCGGCTGCGAGGTCATCGTGCCGGCGCAGACCTGCTGCGGCCAGCCAGCGTTCAATTCTGGCGACCGGGCGACGACGCGCGATATTGCCTTGCAGGTGATGGATGCCTTCGCCGGCTGTCGCTATGTGGTGGCGCCATCGGGCTCCTGCGGCGGCATGCTGGCGCGGCATTATCCTGAACTGTTCCAGGACGATCCCGGCCTGTCGGCCAAGGCGCGCGCTTTCGCGGCGAAAACCTTCGAACTGATCAGCTTTCTCACGGACGTGATGAAGGTCGAGCGGGTCGAAGCGCGGTTTCCCAAGCGCGTCACCTACCACGACTCGTGTTCCGGCCTGCGAGAGCTCGGCATTCAGGCGCAGCCGCGCAAGCTGCTCGCCAGCGTCGAGGGGCTCGATCTTGTCGAGATGCAGGAAAACGACGTGTGCTGCGGCTTCGGCGGCACGTTCGCGGTGAAATACGGCGAGATTTCCGGCGAGATCGTCGGCAAGAAAGCCGAGAACATCGAGGCGAGCGGCGCTGATGTTCTGCTGGCGGGCGATCTCGGCTGCCTGATGAACATGGCCGGCAAGCTGTCGCGCGACGGTAAAACCGTGGAAGTGCGGCATGTGGCGGAAGTGCTCGCCGGCATGACCGACACGCCGGCCATCGGCGCGCCGGAGGGCGGACGGGCGTGAACGAACAATGGCATGTGGTCGCCGTTCTGCTGGCTGGCCATTTCATCACCGTGGCGACGCCTGGACCCAACAGCACCTTCATCCTGCAGATGGCGCTGCACAGCCGGCGCGCCGCCCTCATCGCCGCGCTCGGCATCTTTCCCGCCGGTGTGCTGTGGGCCAGCGCCGGCCTTGCCGGCATGGGCCAGTTGATCGCCGCAGCCCCCATGCTGGAAACGTTCCTGCGAGTCGGCGGTGGTGCTTACCTCTGCTATATCGGCTGGCGGATGATCGCCCGCTACCGCAAAGGCGCCGTCGTCACCGCCGCCACGACGACGCCCAGCGTCTGGTCGCTTCTGGGCATGGGTTTCACCACCAATTTCCTCAATCCGAAGGCCATCGCCTGGTACACCAGCATTTTTGCCGCCACGGGCGCGTTTGAGCTGACGACACCCTATCGGATCGGTGTCATCCTCGGCATGCCGGGCCTCGGCTTTCTGTGGTACCTTTTCATCGCGACCATCGTATCGAGCGCGAAGGTGCGTGGCGTGTTGTCAGGATCGACCCGCTGGATCGATATCGTGTCCGGCATGATGATGATCGCCTTTGGCGGCAAGCTGCTCGCGTTCGGTTAGGGAGACCGCCTTTCACCATGAGCGTCGTCGCCACCTCCTCGCAATTCAAGGACAATGCCCACCGCGCTTTGGGCGACGGGCAATTGCAGAAGGCGCTGGGCAATGTCCGGCACAATTTCATCGACCGCCGCGCGCAAGCCGCGGCACGGCTACCGGAATTCGAACCGTTACGCGATCAGGCGCGCGATCTGCGCGATCATGTGCTCGCCCATCTCGACGTCTATCTCGACATCTACACGCAGAAGGTGAGCGAGGCGGGCGGACATGTGCATTTCGCCCGCACCTCCGAGGACGCCTGTCGCATCATCGTCGATCTCGCCAAGGCGCGCGGTGCGAAAACCGTCACCAAGGGCAAGTCGATGGTGTCGGAGGAGATCGGCCTCAATGCTGCGCTGGAGCGCAACGGCATCGAGGCGGTCGAGACCGATCTTGGCGAATATATCATCCAGATCCGTGGCGAGGCGCCGTCTCATATCATCGCGCCGGCGGTGCATCTCAACCAGGAAGACATCGAGCACGATTTCCGCCGGCTACACACCTGGCTGCCGAAGGATCGCGATCTGACAGCACCAGAATCCCTGCTGGCGGAAGCGCGCGCCACCTTACGGGCGAAATTTCTCGCTTCCGACATCGGCATCACCGGCGCCAATTTCCTTGTCGCCGAGACGGGCACATCGGTCATCGTCACCAATGAAGGCAATGGCGACCTGACGCAGATCCTGCCGAAAGTGCATGTGGTCGTCGCCTCGATCGAGAAGATCGCGCCGACCCTGGAAGACGTCTCCGGCATATTGCGCGTGCTGGCGCGTTCGGCCACCGGCCAGGACATGTCGGTCTATACAACCTTCTCCACCGGTCCGCGCCGGCCGAACGATGTGGACGGGCCGGAGGAGTATCATGTGGTGCTGGTCGACAACGGCCGCTCCAACATGCTGGGCACGGATTTCCAGGAGATGTTGCGCTGCATCCGCTGCGGCGCCTGCATGAACCATTGCCCCGTCTATCATGCGGTCGGCGGCCACGCCTATGGTTGGGTCTATCCTGGCCCCATGGGTGCGGTGTTGACGCCCTCGCTGATTGGCGTCGATCAGGCCGGTCATCTGCCGAATGCCTCGACCTTCTGCGGGCGCTGCGAAAGCGTCTGCCCGGTGCGCATTCCTCTACCAAAACTGATGCGCCACTGGCGCGAGCGCGAGTTCGAGCGCCACCTGTCCCCCGTGACCGTGCGCAGCGGGCTGGCGCTGTGGGCGTTTTTCGCCAAGCGGCCCAAGCTCTATGGGCTGGCAACGCGCATCGGCGTGAAAATGCTGGCACTGGCCGGGCGGACGAACGGCCGCTTCACGTGGCTACCGCTTGCCAGCGGCTGGACGAAATATCGCGACATGCCCGCGCCGCAAGGCCAGACATTCCAGGCGCAATGGAAACGCCGTGGGGGAGCGGTGCGATGAGCGACGCGCGCGACGACGTTCTCGCCAACATCCGCCGCTCGCTTGGCGTCTCCGCCCATGACGCGGGCCGCCGGCAAACCGCCGAAGCGCGCATCGCCGCCGCCACCAAGGGCGTTCTGCCCAAGCGAGGCGAAGGCGATCTCGAAACGCGCGTCGTGACCTTTCGTGCGCAAGCCGAGAGCGTTTCGGCCAGCGTGGTGCGCGTGCCGGCAATCGCCGACGTTCCCGGCGAAATCGCCCGCTTCCTGCGCACCAACAACCTGCCCGCCACCTTGCGCATGGGCGATGACGAACGCTTAGGCGCCCTGCCCTGGGCCGAGACAACGATCGACATCTCGAAAGGCCCGTCCGACGGCCACGACTTGAATTCGGTCAGCCACGCGGAAGCCGGCGTTTCCGAAACGGGCACGCTGGCGCTGTTCTCGGGCGCTCACAATCCGACGAACTTGAATTTCCTGCCCGACAATCACATCGTCGTACTCACAGCCAAGAGCATCGTGCCAAGCTATGAAGCGGTGTGGGACACGGTGCGGGCACGCTATGGCAAAGGCGTGATGCCGCGCACGGTCAATTTTATCACCGGGCCATCACGCTCCGCCGATATCGAGCAGAAAATGCTGCTCGGCGCCCATGGGCCGCGCCGGCTGCATATCGTCATCGTTGGGTGAGGTCTATTCCGCGAACAGGGTCTCGGGCGTCACGGGCCGATGGACCATGTTGAGGTTTCCGCTTTCATCAAACCAGAGCGCCGCCGGACGATCCCAATACAGTTCGACACCATTTTGATCGGGATCGCGGAGGTAGATGGATTCGCTCACGCCATGATCCACTACGGCATCGATTGAAATGCCCGCAGCTTTGAGACTTAGAAAGGCGTCACGAAGATCGCTGCGTTGATCGAAAACAATGGCAAGGTGATATAAGCCGGTCGTATTGTGTGGCGGCGGTGTGCCGTCGCGGCTCTGCCACGTGTTGATGCAAATATCGTGGTGATAGCCGTCATAGGCGAGGAAGGCCGCCTGCTCGCCGATACGCTTCGTCACTTTCAGTCCGAGAACGCCTTGATAAAAGGCAAGCGAACGATCGATGTCCGCGACTTTCAAATTCACATGGCCAATGCGCGCCGCGCGAACCGCATGTGGCGCTGCTTGATCTTCTTTCATGGGGGTATTCCTGACTTGCACGGCCACCTATCGGCGGTGGCAAAGCGCTCTGTCGATTGACTGGCTTCACGTTCAGCGGAACCGAAGTCAGCTCTTACGTCGCATAGGATGCGACAGGCTACTGCATTTGCCGGACCTTCTGTTTCCGCCAACACCCATGCAGACTATATTTCGATATATCTAATGTCAAGATATATCGAAACTTGTTTCCAGGCCGCGCGCCGCGCGACCCGGAGTTTTTGACCTCATTTGCCCATCAGGAGCTTCACGCCGATCAACGAAATATCGGGGATGTAGGTGATCAGCGCCAAGGCAAACAGATAGACGAACAGGAAGGGAATGATCCCCCTGTAGAGCGTCTTCAGCGGAATGCCGAGCACCGACTGGGCCACGAAGATATTGATGCCGAACGGCGGATGGAACAGACCGATCGCCAGATTGACCGTCACGACAATGCCGAAGTGAACGGTGTCGATGCCGATCGCTTTGACCATCGGGATCAAAAGCGGCGTCAACAGCAGAATCGCAGACAGCGGATCAAGGAAGCAACCGACCGCCAGCAACAGCACGTTGATCGCCAGCAGGAACATCCAGGGCGCGACGCTGTAATGCTGCAGCCAGTTTGCCATCATCGCCGGCACTTGGTTGGCGGTGAGGATCCAGCTGAACACGCCGGCGCAGGCGACAATGATGAGGATCTGCGCTGAGAACACCGCCGTCGCGGAGGCCGCTTCGACAATGTCCTTGAAGGTCAATTCGTGGAAGACGAAACGCGTCACCAGGCCAGCATAGATACAGGCGACGGCCGCCGCCTCTGTCGGCGAGAACACGCCGCCGTAAATGCCACCGAGAATAATGAACGGTGCCCCCAGCGCCCATAGGCCACGCCGGGTCGCATAAACGAAACGTTTCCAGTCAAACGGTGAACCACGGCCAATGTCATGCCGGCGGCAATACCAGATGACATAGGCCGCCAGCAGGCCAGCGATCAGCAGCCCCGGGATGATGCCGGCGGCGTAGAGACGCGGCACCGATTCCTCGGCCGCCGCGCCATAGACGATCATCGGAATGCTCGGAGGGATGATGATGTCGATGGCGCCGACGGCGGTGATGAGGCCGGCGGAGAAGTGATCGGGATAACCGGCCTTGCGCATGGCCGGATACATCACCTTGCCGATGGTGGCGACGGCCGCGGCGCTAACACCTGAGATAGCGCCAAAGATCGTCGTCGTGCCAACGGTGGTAATGCCAAGGCTACCGCGCACCGGGCTCGCCGCGCTCTGGACGAAATCGACGAGGCGCTGAGCGACGCTGCCGCGCCCCATCAATTCGCCGGCATAGATGAAGAATGGCACGGCCAGCAGCGCGAACTGGTTGATCGTGCCGAACAAATTCTGATGCAGCACCGCCGGCTGAATGCCCATCACGAAGATGAGCATCGCCGTGACGCTGGTGAGAAGGACAAGGAAGATCGGAAAGCCGAGGAGCAAAAGCACCAACGGCACGACAACGAGGGAGAGGGTCATTGACGCTGCTCCAAAGCTGCCGATTCCGGATCTTCAATAGGGGGAGCACCAAAGCCAGCCGCACGCAGGATCAGCATAATGATGACCAGCGCCAACCCGATGAGGACAGCCGAATGCGGAATCCACATCGGAATATGGGCGACGTCGCTCTTGGAGCTGAAAGCAAAAATACGTGTGACATAGAACCAAGAAGACTGGGTGATGGCATAGCCCACCACGGCGATGGCCAGAGCCGCCTCGATCCACGCCAGAATGGTTTTCACCGGCTTGGGAAAATTGATGACAATGGCATCCATGCGCAGATGCATATTGCGCCAGGTGACGATGCCAGCTCCGAGGAAAGCAATCCAGATCATCGTATAGACCTGAAACTCCTCGGCGCCGAGCAGGCTGTGGTTGAACACATAGCGCCCGACGACATTGGCGAAATTCAAAAGAACGATGGCAATAAGTGCAACCCCGAGGGTCACCTCCAATATACGCATCAACGATCCAACGACCCTATTAATCATGGGTTCCCCTACCCTCGTGTAGCGCGGAGGCCCGGGCTTGCGCCCCGGCTTTCCGCTCATTCCGTGATCGCAAGCCTATTGAGCGCGCAAGCGATTACCTGCGGCGACAATGGCGTCATAGTCTTCCTTGAACCCAGGTGTGGCGGCAGAAACCTGTGGCACCACGTTGGCGACAATATCGAGATATTTTTTCTGCTCTGCGGCGCTCAGTTCAATGACCTCGCCGCCGTTCTTCTTCCAGACCTCAAGCCCGTTGCCGATCTCGCTCTTGACCGACGGCACGATGGCAAGCGCGGCCTTCGCGGCTTCTTCGCGGACGATCTTCTCGAGGTCCGGCCCCAGCGACTTCAAAAAGGCGCTGTTGACCAGAACTGGCGCGATGATCACCGTTGACGGAACAGCCGTCAGCGCTTTGGCGACGTCGAAGAACTTGAAGGTCGTAAAGGCCGAGAGACCAGCGATGACACCGTCGATCGCTTTGTTCTGCATCGCCGACAAAACCTCGCCGAGCGGCATGGACAAGGGCGAAGCGCCGGCTTTGCGCAAGGGCTCGAGATGCAGTGGGGCGCCGCCGGGCGTTCTGATTTTCTGGCCGGCGAGATCGGCGATGGTGCGTATCGGCTTATGCGACAAAACGTAAAGCGGCGTGACGGTGACAAAGGCGATCGATTCAACGCCCTTATCCTTGCCAAAACTGCTCAGGCGTTCGCGGATGGCCGGATCGGCAAAAAGCCTCGCGTTGAAATCGAAGTCCTCGAACAGGCCGGGGGCATCGAACACCGAAAAGCGCGGCTCCAAACCGACAAAGAAACCTGACGCCACCGTCACCATTTCGATGGTTCCGAGCGCCGTCCCTTCGACCGTCGAGGGAATGCCTCCGAGCTGCCCGGCGGGATAAAATTCAATCTTGATCTTGCCGCCCGACCGCGCGTCCACACCGGCGGTAAACGCCTTGGCCCATTCCTGGGACGGATCATTGACGGTCGCCGAGGATATCTTCAGCTTGATTTGGGCTTGCGCCTGCACCACTCCCATCATGAGCAGCGGCAACGCGAGCGCAGCCATCCTGAACCCTGGTCTCATAGCATCCCCTCCCCAGTGGACACCGCTCAAGCGCGACACCGCTCCCGCACCCCTCCGGCGCGGATCGGCCTGCTTGCGCGCGTGCAAGTCCGCCATTAGGGCACGCTGACCTGATTGCAGATAGATGCCAAAAGTGTTCCTCCGATACCCAGAAAGCATCACCCAACGCCATCCGGCGATTGCTCCGTCCGAGCCCCTTCCGACTGGTGGATGGCAGGCCCGTGCATCGCGCGGACCTGCTCGATCGGCTACTGGCCGCGCGCTTTCTGCGATGCGGTCAACAGAACATCGTAATCGGCCTTGAAGTTCGGATTGGACGCATAGACCGCCGGCAGGATCGACACGACATTGTCGATGTATTTCTTCTCTTCCTCGGCCGGCATCTTGATGACTTCGCCACCATTCTTGCGCCAGACATTGAGGCCAGCGGTCTCATCCGCCACACCCCACGGCACGATGGCGTTTTCGGCATTGACCGCTTCTTCGCGCACGATCTTTTCCAGATCAGGCCCGAGCGACTTGAGGAAGTCGCTGTTGACCAACACCGGCGCGACGATCACCGAGCCTGGCACGGCGGTCAAAGCCTTGGCGACATCGTAATATTTGAAGCCGGTGAACACCGAGAGACCGGCGATGAAACCATCGATGGTCTTATTCTGCATGGCCGGCAGCACTTCACCCAGCGGCAACGACAGCGGCGAGGCATTGGCCTTGCGGAACGGTTCCAGATGCAGCGGCGCACCGCCCGGCGTGCGGATTTTCTGGCCGGAGATATCGGCGAACTTGCGCACCGGCTTGTGCGACAGGAGATAGAGCGGCGAGTGAATGAAATAGGCGATCGGCTCAACGCCCTTGGTGCTGCCGAATTTCGACAGAACGGCGCGCGCCGTGGGATCGGACAAGACCTTACGACCGTGCTCGGTGTTATCGAACAGGCCCGGCATGTCGAGAACGAGGAAGCGCGGCTCTAGGCCGACATAGAAGCCGGACGCGAGAACCACCATTTCGATGGTGCCAAGCGCCGTGCCTTCGACCGTCGCGGGAATGGGACCGAGCTGGCCGGCGGGATAGAATTCCACCTTGATCTTGCCACCGGCGCGCTTCTCGACACCGGCAGCAAAGGCCTTCGACCATTCAGCCGACATGTCATTGACGGTTGGCGACGAGATTTTCAGTTTGATTTGCGCCTGCGCTGCCGTCGACAAACCAACAGCCATCGCCGCCGCGAATGCGGCGCCCAAAACCTTGCGCATGAAAGAAGCCTCCACTCCCATCTGCAGGCGCTTAGCCCTCCGCCAGCGCGTGCATTTGCACATACTCTTACACGGAAGAGCCTATTTGTCACCGCATTCGCTGCGTTTTGGGCGTTTTTTCTTTTAAATCTACCTGTATCGGCAGGCGGTATGCTTGATCTCAACCATTTTTCTTGAGCGTTAATTTTCCGACTTAATCGTAAAAAACTGAGTTAGCAAAGGCACATGACGGAAACCGTCGGGGGTCAGACCCGCATCGTTGTGAGCATAGGCTCGGCCTTTGGCGCCGGCACCTCTTGACGCGGTCGCCGGGCATAACGCTGGGCCAAAGTCGCGCAGGCGAAGAGCTGCGCCTGGTGGAACAGCATCAGCGGCAGAACGATGAGACCGAGCGCCTGGCCGGGGAACAGAATGTTGGCCATCGGAATGCCGCTCGCCATGCTCTTCTTGGAACCGCAGAAAACGATCGCGATCTCGTCTTCCTTGGAGAAGCCGAGCCTGCGGCTGACGATCGTCGTGATCGCCAACACGGCAGCTAGAAGCACGACATCGAGCACGACGATCAAGATGAGATCGTTGGCCGTCACCTTCGACCAGATACCCGCCACCATGCCTTCGCTGAAGGCATCATAGACGACGAGCAAGATCGAGCCCCGGTCGACCAGCGACGTTAGCGTTTTGTGGCGCTGCAGAAAGGCACCGATGAAAGGCCGCAGCACTTGGCCGGCGAGAAACGGCAGCAGCAATTGCACCGCAATGCTTTCCAACGCCTTGGTGCTGAAGCCGACGCCTTTTGAGTCGAGCAGGAGCATCACCAGCAAAGGGGTGACCACCATGCCGAACAGATTTGAGACGGAGGCGCTGCACAGCGCTGCCGGGACATTGCCACGGGCGA from the Beijerinckia sp. 28-YEA-48 genome contains:
- a CDS encoding bile acid:sodium symporter family protein, which translates into the protein MFRRLLARLGIDPYLVALVATVGVAAILPARGVGADVTNDAVSVAVGLLFFLYGARLSPRAVWDGLLHWRLQSLVFGSTYVLFPLLGLGLTRAFGAWLPHDLILGLMFVCVLPSTVQSSIAFTSIARGNVPAALCSASVSNLFGMVVTPLLVMLLLDSKGVGFSTKALESIAVQLLLPFLAGQVLRPFIGAFLQRHKTLTSLVDRGSILLVVYDAFSEGMVAGIWSKVTANDLILIVVLDVVLLAAVLAITTIVSRRLGFSKEDEIAIVFCGSKKSMASGIPMANILFPGQALGLIVLPLMLFHQAQLFACATLAQRYARRPRQEVPAPKAEPMLTTMRV
- a CDS encoding TRAP transporter substrate-binding protein: MAALALPLLMMGVVQAQAQIKLKISSATVNDPSQEWAKAFTAGVDARSGGKIKIEFYPAGQLGGIPSTVEGTALGTIEMVTVASGFFVGLEPRFSVFDAPGLFEDFDFNARLFADPAIRERLSSFGKDKGVESIAFVTVTPLYVLSHKPIRTIADLAGQKIRTPGGAPLHLEPLRKAGASPLSMPLGEVLSAMQNKAIDGVIAGLSAFTTFKFFDVAKALTAVPSTVIIAPVLVNSAFLKSLGPDLEKIVREEAAKAALAIVPSVKSEIGNGLEVWKKNGGEVIELSAAEQKKYLDIVANVVPQVSAATPGFKEDYDAIVAAGNRLRAQ
- a CDS encoding TRAP transporter substrate-binding protein; the protein is MRKVLGAAFAAAMAVGLSTAAQAQIKLKISSPTVNDMSAEWSKAFAAGVEKRAGGKIKVEFYPAGQLGPIPATVEGTALGTIEMVVLASGFYVGLEPRFLVLDMPGLFDNTEHGRKVLSDPTARAVLSKFGSTKGVEPIAYFIHSPLYLLSHKPVRKFADISGQKIRTPGGAPLHLEPFRKANASPLSLPLGEVLPAMQNKTIDGFIAGLSVFTGFKYYDVAKALTAVPGSVIVAPVLVNSDFLKSLGPDLEKIVREEAVNAENAIVPWGVADETAGLNVWRKNGGEVIKMPAEEEKKYIDNVVSILPAVYASNPNFKADYDVLLTASQKARGQ
- a CDS encoding TRAP transporter large permease translates to MTLSLVVVPLVLLLLGFPIFLVLLTSVTAMLIFVMGIQPAVLHQNLFGTINQFALLAVPFFIYAGELMGRGSVAQRLVDFVQSAASPVRGSLGITTVGTTTIFGAISGVSAAAVATIGKVMYPAMRKAGYPDHFSAGLITAVGAIDIIIPPSIPMIVYGAAAEESVPRLYAAGIIPGLLIAGLLAAYVIWYCRRHDIGRGSPFDWKRFVYATRRGLWALGAPFIILGGIYGGVFSPTEAAAVACIYAGLVTRFVFHELTFKDIVEAASATAVFSAQILIIVACAGVFSWILTANQVPAMMANWLQHYSVAPWMFLLAINVLLLAVGCFLDPLSAILLLTPLLIPMVKAIGIDTVHFGIVVTVNLAIGLFHPPFGINIFVAQSVLGIPLKTLYRGIIPFLFVYLFALALITYIPDISLIGVKLLMGK
- a CDS encoding TRAP transporter small permease, with protein sequence MSGKPGRKPGPPRYTRVGEPMINRVVGSLMRILEVTLGVALIAIVLLNFANVVGRYVFNHSLLGAEEFQVYTMIWIAFLGAGIVTWRNMHLRMDAIVINFPKPVKTILAWIEAALAIAVVGYAITQSSWFYVTRIFAFSSKSDVAHIPMWIPHSAVLIGLALVIIMLILRAAGFGAPPIEDPESAALEQRQ